The genomic interval ctaccatggctatgcccccccataggatgacaatagCCACATCCACAGTGCACAAGTGGACACTGAATGGTTTAATGGGCATGAAAATGTGAACCAAATGCCATGGCAGTCTCATGGGAGATTGTTGGAACAGAGCCTGAGACACCATTCTCCACcatcatcaacaaaacaccaaattatggaatttctcatggacgaatggtgttgcatccctccaatagagttcgtCATTTGTAGAATCCATGttaaggtgcattgaagctgttctggttcGTGGTGGCCCAAAGCATTAggacactatgttggtgtttcctttataccactactggcttgcttctgaagctaagcagggttggtcctggtcaggccctggatgggagaccagatgctgctggaagtggtgttggagggccagtaggaggcactctttcctctggtctaaaactagttcccaatgccccagggcagtgattggggacactgccctgtgtagggtgccgtctttcggatgggacgttaaacgggtgtcctgactctctgaggtcattaaagatcccatggcacttatcgtaagagtaggggtgttaaccccggtgtcctggctaaattcccaatctggccctcaaaccatcatggtcacctaataatccccagtttacaattggctcattcatccccctcctctcccctgtaactattccccaggtcgttgctgcaaatgagaacgtgttctcagtcaacttacctggtaaaataacggtaaaataaataaaataaattgtggaagttacctgtataTTCACTTTACTTTCCTGCCACCTGCTGGTACATGTACATTACTGCAGACAGCAATCAGACCAATTAATCAAGTCCTAACTTCTGGTCAAAAGGTACCTGTGGAGACTGCAACAGTGTACAATATTGAGAAGGCACATACAGGTAGACCTAGTTCAGGAAGAGATCACCTGGAGTAACAATAATAATGCCATTTAgaagatgcttttatccaaagcgacttagtcatgcgcGCTTACGTTTTACGTTTGGCAGGTCCCAGGaatggaacccactatcctggcattgcaagtgccatgctctaccaaccaaGTAACAGAAGACCAGAAAGTGATAAGTGCATGCTTACATTTACTGATGTGAGGGAAAATAACACATGCAGTGTGTGGAGCTGAACTGCTGTGCCCAGTGCCCTGATGTCACTAATAATAGCTGAAGCTGGCCATCACTGTCACAGCACAGTAACCTAACATTTTTCCATTGGTCATCTCTAGATAACTGGTTTAATTAAATCCTAATCTTTAGACAGCCCAAGAACAAGTCTGGAGCAAAAAGTTTCAACCCTGTGAGTGATGGCCATGATGCAGAAAAGAAGCAAAAGTAAAAATATTACAATAAATAGtttttttactgtttttattGTTGCTGGAGGCTCTAATACAATATGAATCATTAGCTTACAAAATAAGaacaaaatacaacaaaaaagATTCCCCCCAAAACAGAAACGGTCAAAAGCTTCCTTCAAGACGCAAAAAGACAAAACTGTGACCCCCAACATAGACCAggtgaaagggagaaagagagacagaggtatgCAAATCGTCACATTATACACAGTGTAAGAGGGGGACTTAATGACATGGGTATACACAGTGAACTTAACAGTCCCTCCCCATGTTTTAGAGGTCTACAGCTCCATCCCGGGATCCAATGCTTTCAGACTCACAACGCATGCGGGTAAGAGTGGGACGAAGGTCAAACCATTAACCAATCCTTACAATACATAATATCTAGGGCCACCCTCTCCCATTCCGTTTGCCATTACATCACCCAGAAAAATGACAGTTATATTGACAGTTATATTTCAAGAAAGGTGGTGGCACAGACACTGATATAATGGGTACAAGAAAGAAAACGTTGGTGGAAATGAATGACGATTTGTTAGCCCAGCCAagcctagctacagtacagtctgTATCTGACTCTGTCCCCTAACCAGAGGATAGGGGAGAAGCTGATGTCACTCATTCAAAACAGACCCAGCTGTGACAGAGCTATATGGATTATAAACATTGTGGTAAAACTGTAAGATTATCATTAACCTTAAGAATACTATCATAATATTCATAacatgagaaagacagagagagagacagggtgggtgAATGGCTTGATAGCGAATGGGATGCCTCAAAACAATGCgtgaaaataaacaaaaacacaaaagGCTAAGCATTTTCTCCTTTTTGTTTTTTCCACAAATGAACAACAGTGCAGCACTGAAACAGGCATGGAAGGAGAGACGTACAAACAGAAACAGAAAAAAGATGGTTGGAGTAAGGTGGAGATAGTgcgaggggaacagagagaaagaggaaaataaaataaaaaatagcatCTCTAGCTTTGCTGTTTGCGTTTAAGCGCCTCCATCAGGTCGTTCTTCAGAGCCTCCTGCTTCGACTTGTCAGCCAGGGTCTGAACACTCCTGTCAGGGAAGAGGGAGTGAGACAGATTAAATATACACTAGATTCCAAATCAACCTGTAACACCGACTCCCCTAAGCACTCCTGTAGATATTTTTGATAAATAAAAACCTAAGCAATATGATAAAAGCTTCACTCAGCCTCACAGAAGCTAAGGTGAAGCAAGTACcataaaacattacaataatttCAGATATACAGGAGTGCCAAGGGAATAGGGGCCTATTTGGAACTCAATTAATAGATGCAGTAAAAGTGAATTTGTGAGAAAGCAAATAAGATGGGTAGATAGAAGACAAATAGGTAGAGATATAGAGCCaattcatttttaaacaacaAGTTGTGAGGATATCACATTGTCTCCAACTCTCACTGTAGAGAGAAGATGGCTGGGTTAATACACTCCAGACACTTAGGTGCAATCAACATTAAATGTTTAGTCAGGTAAGTTTATCATCTAGGACTCTTCCTCATGCAGTTGGTTGTCTCAAACTGCATGTTGGCACGGTTGGCTTAGCTGCAACAAACGCTCCTTGAGAAACAATGTCAGCGTGTTGCAACTTTCTGGGAAACCACTCAATCACACAAACACCATGCCACACATGCAAGCGCGCACACACATTTCTCCAAcgccacagacacacagcctgTTGTCCCATGCCAGACGATACCTCTGGCCTTAGTCAATGAAGATCTGGCGCTGGGTAAGGACCTGAGACAGCTCCTTCTGGAGCTGCCGGTACTTTTGGTTATCAGGCAGAGAGTCAATAGATCTGGACcacagtggagaggagggggagaggagaaaaggagaagaagagggacaggcagacagacgaGGGACGAGTGGGCATAGAGAAGAGAGTGggcaggggaaggaggagggaaatGGAAGCAAATAAACAAGGTTGAAAAATGTAGAACTGAAAAACAGACAATGACATGGGAAGCAGATAACACAATATGGCAGAAAGAATTAGGAAAAATCCCAGTCAACAGATGAGCTGTAGTAGCCAAGGTTAAAAACAGGCGTGTGGCTGAAAGAGGCCTAACTAGAAATGCAGTAGGAGACTGCAGGAGCCCATTAGTACCCGTCTTTGACGTGGATGTCAGGTGTGCTGAGACTTGGAGCATCTGCAGCAGAATATAGTGACTTTATATCAATGTGACAAGTGTGTGTGTCCGCACTCACGTACCTTAAACCATTGACGATGTCCTTGGTCTTCCCAAAGTAGATCTCGTTGAGAGTGGAGCGAATCTTATTCTCCATATCCTGAGGTTAGAAAAATGAATTGACATAACACTAATCTTGTGATATCCATATCAAtagacagtgccttcagaaatgttttatactCCTTGACctattgcacattttgttataacagcctgaattcaaaattgattattTTTGATCACCCATcagcacacaataccccataacgacaaagtgaaaacatgtttttaggatTTGTTGCTAATGtatacagttacacacacacacgcacatggtgGTTTACATGGATTCCTTAGCTGAAATAATGCTAAAGTAACCCCATGTAAACCAATACAGTAATATAATTTCTCACacattgaaaatgaaatgcagatATCTAGTTcacataactattcacaccccttgatggCGATTACAACTTTCATCATGGATATGTCTATCAGGGTTGCATTTTTCCTtgtagattttctcaagctctgttaaattagatgggattcaagtctggactttgtttgggccactcaaggactttcacattcttgttctgaagccatgcccttaccagtctcccagtccctgctgctgaaaagcatccccatagcatgatgctgccaccaccatgcttcatggtaGGGATAGTGTTAGATAGGTGATGAGCTGTGCTTGGGTTTCTGCGACAGAGCACtttgtattcaggccaaagagttcaatttttgtctcatcagaccacagaatgtTTTGCCTGTGATCCGAGTCTTTCACATGTCTTTTTCGAACTCagggcgtgctgtcatgtgccattttcttaggagtggcttccgtctggccactctcccataaaccccagattggtgaagtgctgtagagacttgttcttctggcaggttctcccatctcagccaaggaactctgttgttctgtcagagtggtcattgggttcttggtcacctccctgtccgGTTGCTCAGCTTGGTAGGACGGCCacctctaggcagagtctgggtagttccatattttatTGCATTTCCCAAAATGCAATTTTTTTGCAattctagaaattgttttatacccttccccagatatatgcttCATCACAATCTgagatctacggacagttcctttgaCTTCATAGTAAGGTTGCtgctctgacacgcactgtcaactgtgggacctaatatagacaggtgtttcttTCTAactcatgtccaaacaattgaattggtcataggtggactccaatgaagttgaaatctcaaggacgatcaaaaGAAATTGacctcaatttggagtgtcatagcaaaagggtgtgaatacttgtgtaaatgataCTTCTGTGTTTCATTTTCTATACAGTATGTCAGTGAGTGTGCATAAGTGAGTCTGCATGCATATAGTAGATGTAGTTCTACCCACCTCCACCAGGCGGCCGATGTTGGCAATATGTGGGGAAGACTCTCCAACTGTCTCGTCTTTCTCCATctggaagagagagatgagggtaTTGTACAGTCCAACAGTGGAAATATGTTGCAACAAGTAAACCAAGAGACAGATTACAAAACAAGACAGATTACGAGAGcatgtacacccccccccccccacacacacacacacccgttcctccctcccacccacatcctctcacacacacagttgtaTGCAAGTACCTGTCTTGTCAGACTGCCACCCAGGTTCATGGTTCCAGACCCAGTCTTGGTCGTCTGGAGCCACAGCATAACGGTGGAGGTGAGTTTGTAGTGAGCGGTCCGTCCGCTGGATTTCTCCTGCACCTCCACCACATGGATGGAGTCCCAGCAGCCTTTGATCTTCTTGGAGCCGTCTCCAGCCTTCTTGATGAGGATGACCCCAGCAAAGCCATGATCCAAGTCCCACAGATACACAGATGATACGCCACCCTCAAAGTACCTGacaacacaatacatatatttaaaaaaaaaattgaacctttatttaactaggcaagtcagttaagaacaaattcttatctacaatgacggtctaggaacagtgggttaactgccttgttcagaggcagaacgacagatat from Salvelinus fontinalis isolate EN_2023a chromosome 18, ASM2944872v1, whole genome shotgun sequence carries:
- the LOC129815567 gene encoding F-actin-capping protein subunit beta isoforms 1 and 2 isoform X1, yielding MNDQQLDCALDLMRRLPPQQIEKNLSDLIDLVPSLCEDLLSSVDQPLKIARDKVVGKDYLLCDYNRDGDSYRSPWSNKYEPPIDDGAMPSARLRKLEVEANNAFDQYRDLYFEGGVSSVYLWDLDHGFAGVILIKKAGDGSKKIKGCWDSIHVVEVQEKSSGRTAHYKLTSTVMLWLQTTKTGSGTMNLGGSLTRQMEKDETVGESSPHIANIGRLVEDMENKIRSTLNEIYFGKTKDIVNGLRSIDSLPDNQKYRQLQKELSQVLTQRQIFID
- the LOC129815567 gene encoding F-actin-capping protein subunit beta isoform X2 gives rise to the protein MNDQQLDCALDLMRRLPPQQIEKNLSDLIDLVPSLCEDLLSSVDQPLKIARDKVVGKDYLLCDYNRDGDSYRSPWSNKYEPPIDDGAMPSARLRKLEVEANNAFDQYRDLYFEGGVSSVYLWDLDHGFAGVILIKKAGDGSKKIKGCWDSIHVVEVQEKSSGRTAHYKLTSTVMLWLQTTKTGSGTMNLGGSLTRQMEKDETVGESSPHIANIGRLVEDMENKIRSTLNEIYFGKTKDIVNGLRSVQTLADKSKQEALKNDLMEALKRKQQS